One Brevibacillus choshinensis genomic window carries:
- a CDS encoding flagellar assembly protein FliW yields the protein MSSPDVQSKELIFQDGMPGFPELQRFLLVQGELGSPFYSLQSQEDEQVGFWVIEPFVFFPEYEFTLPDSVKSQLQIEEGTPMFVCNVISFRDGGEITVNLKAPIVVNKSNQLAKQVILNAEKYEIRQPLMQIRAKAASE from the coding sequence ATGTCATCTCCCGACGTACAATCAAAAGAACTGATCTTTCAAGACGGCATGCCAGGGTTTCCAGAGCTTCAACGTTTCCTGCTGGTTCAAGGTGAACTAGGAAGTCCATTTTACTCGCTGCAATCACAGGAAGATGAACAAGTCGGATTCTGGGTAATCGAGCCATTTGTCTTTTTTCCGGAGTATGAATTTACCTTGCCTGATTCAGTAAAATCCCAGTTGCAGATTGAAGAAGGTACACCGATGTTCGTCTGCAATGTCATCTCGTTCAGAGATGGTGGAGAAATTACTGTTAACCTAAAAGCACCGATTGTAGTGAATAAGTCCAATCAATTGGCCAAACAGGTGATTTTGAATGCGGAAAAGTACGAGATTCGCCAGCCGTTGATGCAAATCCGGGCGAAAGCAGCCAGTGAGTAG
- a CDS encoding DUF6470 family protein, whose product MRLPQITMTQTYAKLGLDIQKPRQEIEQPQAEMNMRQEAAILDIHQQQGQLFIDTSEAQANIDLRGPLRRTADHAEFGNRRAFEAVEQISYEGDRLAAIENKGNPIADIAYEESGIYEAEEIIAAGSIIGDGIEMSFEAKKPIIDVQVRGVRMEPEIKAPVHNYARGKVEGYLLQKNSLRIDVVGTHVDTGM is encoded by the coding sequence ATGCGACTTCCGCAAATAACCATGACTCAAACCTATGCAAAATTAGGATTAGATATACAAAAGCCCCGTCAAGAGATTGAACAGCCGCAAGCAGAAATGAATATGCGCCAGGAAGCTGCTATTTTAGATATCCACCAACAGCAGGGGCAGCTATTCATCGATACCAGTGAGGCGCAAGCCAATATCGATCTGCGTGGGCCGTTGCGCAGGACGGCGGATCATGCTGAATTCGGGAACAGAAGAGCATTCGAAGCAGTTGAGCAGATCAGTTATGAAGGAGATCGTCTTGCTGCTATCGAAAATAAAGGTAACCCAATTGCGGATATCGCTTATGAAGAAAGTGGCATCTATGAGGCCGAGGAAATTATTGCGGCTGGTTCTATCATTGGTGACGGAATCGAAATGAGTTTTGAAGCCAAGAAGCCGATTATCGATGTACAAGTACGAGGCGTAAGAATGGAACCCGAAATAAAGGCACCTGTTCACAACTATGCGCGAGGTAAGGTGGAGGGCTATCTTCTTCAAAAGAACAGTCTACGGATTGATGTAGTAGGAACACATGTAGACACAGGGATGTAA
- the csrA gene encoding carbon storage regulator CsrA, translated as MLVLSRKKNESLMIGDQIKIKIVAVEGDVVKIGIEAPRDVEVYRHEIYVAIKEENRMASQNKMDLSQLKEWIKSKPDAE; from the coding sequence ATGCTAGTCTTGTCACGGAAGAAAAACGAGTCGCTGATGATTGGTGATCAAATCAAGATCAAGATTGTGGCGGTCGAAGGTGATGTCGTCAAAATCGGGATTGAGGCTCCTCGCGATGTCGAGGTATACCGCCATGAGATATACGTGGCGATCAAGGAAGAAAACCGCATGGCCTCCCAAAACAAAATGGATTTGTCCCAACTGAAAGAGTGGATAAAGAGCAAACCTGATGCAGAGTAG
- the flgL gene encoding flagellar hook-associated protein FlgL, with amino-acid sequence MAIRVTQNMLNSNMLRNLHNSMYSMDKMQQQLSSGSKISKPSDDPVVATRGMFYRSSLMENEQYQRNIGEVQSWLELSDKALDEAGSIMHRIRELAVNSGNTTLGPDSLQAIGKEIEQLKEHLGTIANQTLGGKYIFGGSDIMTPPYDVSAGKITTTNNSEIMLEVSTGIQVPINVTGQSVFNYLGNGGKNVFDLMDKIVNDLKDGKPVNNELGNIDEQIDNLLGVRSTLGARANRIDLIQDRMEKEETTLTEGMSKNEDADIAEVITNLKTQENVHRAALGAGARIIQPSLLDFLR; translated from the coding sequence ATGGCCATACGCGTTACTCAAAATATGCTGAATAGCAACATGTTGCGTAATCTACACAATTCTATGTACAGCATGGACAAGATGCAACAGCAATTGTCTTCGGGAAGCAAAATATCCAAGCCTTCAGACGATCCTGTCGTTGCTACTCGAGGGATGTTCTACCGCTCTTCTTTGATGGAAAACGAGCAATATCAAAGAAATATCGGTGAAGTCCAGTCGTGGCTGGAGCTTTCGGATAAAGCTTTGGATGAAGCGGGGTCTATCATGCATCGTATTCGGGAGTTGGCAGTAAATTCGGGTAACACAACTCTTGGACCCGATTCCCTACAAGCGATTGGAAAAGAGATTGAACAGCTGAAAGAGCACCTTGGGACGATCGCCAACCAGACTTTAGGTGGAAAATATATTTTTGGAGGCAGTGATATTATGACTCCTCCTTATGATGTTTCTGCTGGAAAAATTACGACCACGAATAATAGTGAAATTATGCTCGAGGTAAGTACAGGGATTCAAGTTCCGATCAACGTGACTGGACAATCTGTTTTTAATTATCTTGGCAATGGTGGAAAAAATGTTTTTGATCTGATGGATAAAATTGTGAATGATTTGAAGGATGGAAAACCGGTGAATAATGAGCTGGGGAATATCGACGAACAAATAGATAACTTGTTAGGAGTAAGATCTACCTTGGGTGCTAGAGCAAACCGTATTGATCTTATCCAGGATCGGATGGAAAAAGAAGAAACTACGCTAACAGAGGGGATGTCCAAAAACGAAGATGCGGACATTGCTGAGGTTATTACGAACTTGAAGACACAAGAAAATGTACACAGAGCTGCTTTGGGAGCGGGTGCTAGGATCATTCAACCGTCATTGCTTGATTTCTTGCGTTGA
- the flgM gene encoding flagellar biosynthesis anti-sigma factor FlgM gives MRINEPNRIGMINAYNKTGNTQVGKTGKIPMGKDEVNISTEALEMLKQVEDPDSPQRREKVDRLKKQVEEGTYRVASDKIAEKFLSFWQKK, from the coding sequence ATGCGGATTAATGAACCCAATCGAATCGGAATGATCAACGCCTACAACAAAACAGGTAATACGCAGGTAGGGAAAACAGGCAAAATTCCGATGGGGAAAGACGAAGTAAATATCTCCACCGAAGCGCTGGAAATGCTGAAGCAAGTAGAGGATCCGGATTCACCCCAGCGCAGAGAAAAGGTGGATCGGTTGAAGAAGCAGGTAGAGGAAGGGACCTACCGCGTCGCAAGCGACAAGATTGCGGAGAAGTTCCTGTCCTTTTGGCAAAAGAAATAA
- a CDS encoding flagellar protein FlgN, translated as MEMLYELLDNLIQLHKALYTLSQHKKEVLIKGNVDELVAITRQEQKLIKGVTAAETARLNVVRELTAEKGLTLQEGTMAELIKLTTSAEEKTRLASYRNGLTSIVSELSKENEFNQQLLEQSLSFVNMTLDLITDTPEDDLFYGKSALNTNRQVNSTFFNKKA; from the coding sequence ATGGAAATGCTCTACGAGCTGCTCGACAACTTGATCCAGCTTCACAAAGCTTTGTACACATTGTCCCAGCACAAGAAAGAAGTGCTGATCAAAGGAAATGTGGATGAGCTCGTGGCGATTACGCGCCAGGAGCAAAAGCTGATCAAAGGCGTCACGGCAGCTGAGACAGCCCGTCTGAATGTAGTGAGGGAGCTGACAGCCGAAAAAGGCTTGACGCTGCAGGAAGGCACCATGGCTGAATTGATCAAGTTGACGACCAGTGCGGAAGAAAAGACGCGGTTGGCATCCTATCGTAATGGGCTAACCTCGATAGTATCGGAACTAAGCAAGGAAAATGAGTTTAACCAACAATTACTGGAGCAATCTCTTTCTTTTGTAAATATGACTCTCGACCTGATCACGGATACGCCTGAAGACGACTTATTTTACGGAAAGTCGGCCTTGAATACAAATCGTCAGGTTAATTCAACTTTTTTCAATAAAAAAGCATAA
- a CDS encoding glycosyltransferase family 2 protein codes for MTVVEDLIIWLLAAYGCSSLLVMLTDKWADRMSSSNEPPHEDYRLLVRDSEQVLERVIRRLLFRSYWSGKPIRISLIDSGSNEETKRISSAYGRYPYSVLLFDEGHQEPSSLNTIIIDLRQEASVQKI; via the coding sequence ATGACCGTGGTGGAAGACCTGATTATTTGGTTGTTGGCGGCATATGGCTGCTCCTCACTGCTCGTGATGCTGACAGACAAGTGGGCGGATCGGATGAGTAGCAGCAATGAGCCCCCGCATGAGGATTATCGGTTATTGGTACGGGATTCCGAGCAAGTCCTGGAACGAGTCATTCGCAGACTTCTGTTCCGTTCTTATTGGAGTGGCAAGCCTATACGCATCTCTCTGATTGATTCGGGTTCGAATGAGGAGACCAAGCGGATTAGCAGCGCCTACGGACGCTATCCGTACTCCGTTCTTCTTTTTGACGAGGGGCACCAGGAGCCGTCTTCGCTAAATACGATTATCATTGATTTGCGGCAAGAAGCAAGCGTACAGAAGATATAA
- a CDS encoding TIGR03826 family flagellar region protein, protein MSLGKLANCSRCDALFVQAVRDICPKCHQAVEQEYELCARFLRKRENRGSNIYQVSEATGVSVKQITKFIKEGRISVVGNPNLGYPCESCGNIIQAGNMCEDCIKGLKHEITQQMEVDQRLEDDQLSGFATAAYRRKENADE, encoded by the coding sequence ATGTCTCTGGGCAAACTGGCAAACTGTTCACGTTGTGATGCACTTTTTGTACAAGCTGTTCGCGACATTTGTCCGAAGTGCCATCAGGCTGTGGAACAGGAATATGAATTATGTGCGCGTTTTTTGCGCAAACGGGAAAATCGCGGTTCAAACATTTATCAGGTGAGCGAAGCGACTGGCGTGAGCGTCAAGCAGATCACCAAGTTTATCAAAGAGGGTCGAATATCTGTAGTTGGGAATCCAAACCTTGGATATCCCTGCGAGAGCTGTGGAAATATCATCCAGGCAGGGAATATGTGCGAGGACTGCATCAAAGGATTGAAGCACGAAATCACGCAACAAATGGAGGTTGATCAACGTCTGGAAGATGATCAGCTTTCAGGATTTGCGACAGCCGCTTATCGAAGAAAAGAGAATGCTGACGAATAG
- a CDS encoding sensor histidine kinase — MNKAIDISMLDGVIKRTIETVETSKTQIFDIAENARQQGNSLKLDLHELRQEISKVIQKVDALELAYRKSRNRLVLVSRNFHMYTEEDIRIAYEEASRIQVELSIYRERENNLKRRRNDLERQLRTLEVTIDRAEKLVSQMGVVLGYLTGDLSKIGEALESAKQHQLMGLRVIQAQEEERKRVAREIHDGPAQSMANVVLRSEIVERMLKNERILEAQMELHELKEMVRMSLSDVRRIIFDLRPMALDDLGLVPTLQKYIQTCEERTRSSIDLVVFGVEPPLRSSVKAAIFRLVQECLNNVEKHAQANSVQVKLEFVQDSLSLVVKDDGVGFDLEKRMANGGSFGLLGMKERVQLLEGSVELQSAPGDGTKVIFQIPLKM, encoded by the coding sequence ATGAACAAGGCGATTGACATTAGCATGCTCGATGGAGTTATTAAACGAACGATTGAAACCGTGGAGACAAGCAAAACCCAAATATTTGATATAGCTGAAAATGCAAGACAGCAAGGAAACTCCCTGAAGCTAGATCTTCATGAACTGCGCCAGGAGATTTCCAAGGTGATTCAGAAGGTTGATGCGCTGGAGCTGGCGTATCGCAAGTCTCGTAACCGTCTGGTGTTGGTAAGCCGCAATTTCCATATGTACACGGAGGAAGACATCCGGATCGCGTATGAAGAAGCGAGTCGCATCCAGGTCGAGCTATCGATTTACCGGGAGCGGGAAAATAACTTGAAGCGAAGGCGCAACGATCTGGAGCGCCAATTGCGCACGCTGGAAGTGACGATCGATCGTGCAGAGAAGCTGGTGTCCCAAATGGGTGTTGTGCTCGGGTATTTGACCGGCGATCTGAGTAAGATCGGAGAGGCATTGGAGTCCGCCAAGCAGCACCAGCTCATGGGTCTGAGAGTGATCCAGGCCCAGGAGGAAGAGCGCAAACGCGTAGCGCGGGAAATCCACGATGGACCAGCGCAATCGATGGCCAATGTGGTGCTGCGTTCGGAGATCGTCGAAAGAATGTTGAAAAATGAGCGCATTCTCGAAGCGCAAATGGAATTGCATGAGTTGAAAGAAATGGTACGCATGAGCTTGTCCGACGTACGAAGGATCATTTTTGACCTGCGACCGATGGCATTGGACGATCTGGGACTGGTACCTACCCTGCAAAAATACATACAAACATGTGAAGAACGTACCCGCTCTTCCATAGATCTGGTAGTATTTGGTGTGGAGCCTCCGCTGCGCAGTTCGGTGAAGGCTGCGATTTTCCGATTGGTTCAGGAATGTCTGAACAATGTGGAGAAGCACGCGCAGGCCAATTCCGTACAAGTGAAGCTGGAGTTTGTCCAAGATTCGCTCAGTCTTGTGGTAAAAGACGACGGCGTCGGTTTTGATCTGGAGAAGCGAATGGCAAATGGAGGTTCATTCGGACTGTTGGGCATGAAAGAGCGTGTTCAGCTTCTGGAGGGATCGGTGGAGCTGCAATCGGCTCCAGGCGACGGAACGAAGGTCATTTTCCAAATACCGCTAAAAATGTGA
- a CDS encoding response regulator: protein MDKRQQELRIVIVDDHQLFREGVKRILEMEEDFKVVGEGADGGEAALLAEEHKPDVLLMDINMPNINGVSAAENVISASPNTRVIMLSIHDDEGYVYRTLRNGASGYLLKEMGTSDLVDAVRVVASGGAYIHPKVTGKLIEEFRRLSEQEGAADRSFSIDDSQMIDPKVIESLTRREREVLQLMAEGKSNRAIGEFLFISEKTVKNHVSSILQKLNVQDRTQAVVISIKNGWVKL, encoded by the coding sequence ATGGATAAAAGACAGCAAGAACTCCGCATCGTGATTGTGGACGACCATCAATTGTTCCGTGAAGGCGTAAAGCGTATTTTAGAAATGGAAGAGGATTTCAAGGTCGTCGGTGAAGGTGCGGATGGAGGCGAGGCTGCGCTGCTGGCAGAGGAGCATAAGCCGGACGTATTGTTGATGGATATCAACATGCCGAACATCAATGGCGTCTCCGCTGCAGAAAATGTGATTTCCGCAAGTCCAAACACTCGTGTGATCATGCTTTCGATTCATGACGACGAAGGATACGTTTACCGTACGCTCCGCAATGGTGCGTCAGGCTATTTGCTCAAGGAGATGGGTACGAGCGATCTCGTTGATGCTGTGCGGGTCGTAGCTAGCGGTGGCGCTTACATCCACCCCAAGGTAACAGGAAAGCTGATTGAGGAATTCCGCCGTCTGAGCGAGCAAGAGGGCGCAGCAGACCGCAGCTTCTCCATCGATGATTCGCAGATGATCGATCCAAAGGTGATCGAATCGTTGACGCGTCGCGAGCGTGAGGTTTTGCAGTTGATGGCGGAAGGAAAGAGCAACCGGGCTATCGGTGAATTCTTGTTCATCAGTGAGAAAACGGTGAAAAATCACGTCAGCAGCATTTTGCAAAAGCTGAATGTGCAAGACCGTACACAAGCAGTGGTCATCTCCATTAAAAATGGTTGGGTGAAGCTGTAA
- a CDS encoding DEAD/DEAH box helicase, with amino-acid sequence MVREYLLYIKVGTESLRLAQAYVTPCFSVDQSFWQEREGCQLHVIGRSPSLVLAFSLRELVNAQLERRHAASKPLNEEGLAELRELAISRVRETSALYGREMAGRQPLQGQWFQWKQEDVSVALSRCNGSIENAEKGMGSLLEGRGLLWEEIETLMMKRAVACPDMTPILQRMVLAEKAEWRPGVRLLVKKSWWKHRLDLVCDRCGSQHENIELTVCHTCGQGCAYCTVCLGMGRSKCCTPYVLVPSRSPYAKGDGGAMRSQLCWTGSYSKDQAVAAEQARRYVANPRPGSREFLIWAVCGAGKTELLFPSVSECLAASGRVLIATPRKDVVLELAPRVQRVFPHASVIAIHGSSQQKWEDADITIATTHQVMRYYHRFPLVVLDEADAFPYHNNPMLYRAVSRAVQPGGKLLYLSATPPRYLQKRLVAKRRGGFKLDVGRSLPLLSSSTHVLLPGRYHGTALPVPKAVTIAGLHKRLKSNRPIAPLLELVRDSLQSERQLFLFVPRIDDVDKVLAYLTKFFPSDASLFAGVHAADSLREGKVVAFREKRYRVMVTTTILERGVTIARSDVAVIGAEVAVFDEASLVQIAGRVGRSVDDPAGTVLFLQADRSAAVRAAIGQIRRMNQLAEKLRSREEVQA; translated from the coding sequence ATGGTGCGAGAGTATCTGCTCTATATCAAAGTGGGGACGGAGTCATTGCGATTGGCTCAGGCGTATGTCACGCCGTGCTTTTCCGTAGATCAGTCGTTTTGGCAGGAGCGCGAAGGATGCCAGCTCCATGTGATTGGGAGGAGCCCTTCCCTAGTCCTGGCCTTTTCACTGAGGGAACTGGTAAACGCGCAGCTGGAACGCCGGCATGCGGCCTCCAAGCCTTTGAATGAGGAAGGGTTGGCTGAGCTGAGGGAGCTGGCCATCTCGCGCGTGAGGGAGACTTCAGCTTTGTACGGGAGGGAGATGGCTGGAAGACAGCCGCTGCAGGGACAATGGTTTCAGTGGAAGCAAGAAGATGTGTCCGTTGCCTTATCCAGGTGCAATGGGTCCATCGAAAATGCTGAGAAGGGAATGGGCTCCCTTCTCGAAGGGCGAGGGCTTCTTTGGGAGGAAATAGAAACATTGATGATGAAGCGGGCCGTGGCTTGCCCTGATATGACCCCTATCTTGCAGCGAATGGTCCTCGCAGAAAAAGCCGAGTGGCGGCCAGGCGTTCGATTGTTGGTGAAAAAAAGCTGGTGGAAGCATCGTTTGGATCTGGTCTGCGACAGGTGCGGCAGCCAGCACGAGAATATTGAGCTCACTGTCTGCCATACATGTGGACAAGGCTGTGCCTACTGTACAGTCTGCCTGGGGATGGGAAGAAGCAAGTGCTGCACGCCGTATGTATTGGTGCCGAGCCGTTCTCCGTACGCAAAAGGAGATGGAGGGGCGATGCGTTCACAGCTGTGCTGGACTGGCAGCTACTCCAAGGATCAGGCGGTGGCAGCAGAGCAAGCGCGAAGATATGTGGCCAACCCTCGCCCGGGAAGCAGGGAGTTTTTGATCTGGGCAGTGTGCGGCGCAGGGAAAACGGAGCTGCTGTTCCCTTCTGTCTCGGAGTGTTTGGCAGCAAGCGGGAGAGTGCTGATCGCGACGCCTCGCAAGGACGTGGTGCTGGAGCTGGCGCCTCGTGTGCAGCGCGTTTTTCCCCATGCCAGCGTGATCGCTATTCACGGTTCCAGTCAGCAGAAATGGGAGGATGCCGATATCACGATCGCGACCACCCACCAGGTGATGAGATATTATCATCGATTTCCGCTTGTCGTATTGGATGAAGCGGATGCCTTTCCGTACCACAACAATCCCATGCTTTACAGAGCCGTGTCGAGAGCGGTTCAGCCGGGGGGCAAGCTGCTCTATCTGAGCGCGACCCCGCCGCGCTATCTCCAAAAAAGACTGGTAGCCAAAAGGCGTGGCGGTTTCAAGCTGGATGTGGGCCGCTCACTGCCTCTCCTGAGCTCTTCTACGCATGTCTTGTTACCCGGACGCTACCACGGAACGGCCTTGCCTGTCCCGAAAGCGGTAACCATTGCAGGACTACACAAACGTTTAAAAAGCAATCGGCCAATAGCTCCTCTGCTCGAGCTGGTGCGGGACTCGTTGCAGTCTGAGCGTCAATTGTTCTTGTTTGTACCGCGTATCGATGACGTGGATAAGGTGTTGGCTTACCTTACGAAGTTCTTCCCCTCTGATGCTTCCCTATTCGCTGGGGTGCATGCTGCAGACTCACTGCGGGAAGGAAAGGTCGTGGCTTTCCGGGAAAAGCGCTATCGCGTCATGGTGACGACTACGATCCTGGAGCGGGGAGTGACGATTGCGCGCAGCGATGTGGCTGTGATTGGTGCAGAGGTCGCCGTGTTTGACGAGGCTTCTTTGGTTCAGATTGCTGGAAGGGTTGGACGGTCAGTCGATGACCCTGCAGGAACGGTTCTGTTTTTGCAGGCTGATCGCTCTGCCGCAGTTCGAGCGGCAATAGGGCAGATCCGACGTATGAATCAGCTGGCCGAGAAGCTGCGGTCCCGTGAGGAGGTACAGGCCTAA
- a CDS encoding ComF family protein: protein MSRSICVACAGRIVLQSREASVRRLTNQLSSNRTRYPAMYRLISGLSLCASCLEKLPVIGAAICWQCGREQETEELCQDCHKLTEETLQSNRSLLRYNQWGKDLLSMYKYRGEERLAVLYAKLLAIAVLRYHQVTSFDCIAPVPLHDQRLQERGFNQVDLLAGRLGAEMGVPVRALLHRTKRTAKLSQQTGRSAREESMDGAFSWAGERLGQAKAGSYRILLLDDIYTTGSTLRSCARTIREHAGSLCDIYSVTIYR, encoded by the coding sequence ATGAGCAGGAGCATTTGCGTCGCATGTGCGGGCCGGATTGTACTGCAGTCCCGGGAAGCATCGGTTCGCAGGCTGACTAATCAGCTATCATCCAATCGAACGCGCTATCCCGCCATGTATCGCTTGATTTCCGGCCTCTCCCTGTGCGCTTCCTGCCTGGAAAAGCTGCCGGTCATCGGGGCGGCCATTTGTTGGCAATGCGGACGAGAACAAGAGACAGAGGAGCTGTGCCAGGATTGTCATAAATTGACGGAAGAAACGCTTCAAAGCAACCGCAGTTTGCTCCGATATAATCAATGGGGAAAAGATTTGCTCAGCATGTACAAGTATCGTGGTGAGGAACGGCTGGCAGTGCTTTATGCCAAGCTTCTGGCGATCGCGGTGCTTCGCTATCATCAAGTGACGTCCTTTGACTGTATCGCGCCGGTTCCGCTTCATGACCAGCGCCTGCAGGAGAGGGGATTCAATCAGGTAGATTTGCTTGCAGGACGGCTCGGTGCAGAAATGGGAGTTCCCGTTCGCGCGTTGCTCCACCGAACGAAGAGGACTGCCAAGCTCAGTCAGCAAACGGGTCGATCAGCCCGTGAGGAAAGCATGGACGGGGCGTTTTCGTGGGCGGGGGAACGTCTCGGGCAAGCAAAGGCAGGTTCGTACAGGATTCTGTTGCTGGACGATATTTATACGACAGGCTCCACCCTACGCTCGTGTGCCAGAACGATCCGAGAGCATGCCGGGTCTTTGTGCGATATCTACTCCGTCACGATCTACCGATAG
- the flgK gene encoding flagellar hook-associated protein FlgK, with the protein MRSTFHGIEVSKRGLFAQQSALNTTGHNIANANTEGYTRQRANMQATTGLPYPGMNASLEPGLLGTGVNVVSLQRLREDFLDIQYRNENKRQGYWDARFETLEKLEGIMNEPSDTGLQKVMDQMWQAWQDLSKDPTNTSARAVVRERSKAVADTFSGLYGHLKEVQGDLDNVMGVKAMEMNSLGQQIASLNRQIADVVPHGYQPNDLYDQRDVLIDKLSKLVEVKVTPAANGMVNVTVEGRDFVTGQTSAPVTTQQNAGTGLLDLTMGGDTFVPTTGYLAGAQQSRDEIVPNMMQRLDVLAVNLTKEINELHRKGASLTDIKNGGAPQDLPFFLDASAPAGSKDYPKGAGSIVVNPDILASLDSIAAALPGKGGTAVGNNENALEIAKIKFKVLQAGTGATDLQESSTLDDYYRYTIGQLGIDSQEALRNQKNSELIVGTVDNQRQSVSGVSIDDEMAEMVKYQHAYSASARVMTSMDEILDKVINGMGRVGL; encoded by the coding sequence ATGCGGTCTACCTTTCATGGGATTGAAGTAAGCAAACGTGGCCTGTTCGCACAGCAATCTGCGCTCAATACTACCGGGCATAATATTGCGAACGCGAACACGGAAGGATATACTCGTCAGCGGGCGAACATGCAGGCAACGACCGGGCTCCCATATCCAGGTATGAATGCGAGTCTTGAACCGGGCCTTTTGGGAACAGGTGTTAATGTTGTTAGTCTACAGAGGCTGAGAGAAGATTTTTTAGATATTCAATATCGAAATGAAAATAAACGTCAGGGCTATTGGGATGCGCGTTTCGAAACCTTGGAAAAATTAGAAGGTATCATGAATGAGCCTTCTGATACAGGATTGCAAAAAGTAATGGACCAGATGTGGCAGGCTTGGCAGGACTTATCCAAGGACCCAACGAACACATCCGCTCGTGCGGTAGTACGCGAGCGCTCAAAAGCGGTAGCTGATACATTCAGTGGACTGTACGGTCATCTAAAGGAAGTGCAAGGTGACCTGGACAATGTGATGGGCGTGAAAGCCATGGAGATGAACTCGCTTGGTCAACAGATCGCGAGTTTGAACCGTCAGATTGCAGACGTGGTTCCACATGGATATCAGCCGAATGACTTGTACGACCAACGCGATGTACTCATTGACAAACTGTCTAAGCTAGTAGAAGTTAAGGTGACACCGGCAGCAAACGGTATGGTAAATGTGACTGTAGAAGGACGGGATTTTGTTACGGGCCAGACATCAGCGCCGGTAACTACACAACAGAATGCAGGTACAGGACTGTTGGATCTTACTATGGGTGGTGACACTTTTGTACCAACGACTGGTTATTTGGCAGGCGCCCAACAATCCCGAGATGAAATAGTCCCGAACATGATGCAGCGTCTGGATGTACTGGCAGTCAATTTGACGAAAGAAATCAATGAACTGCATCGAAAGGGAGCCAGTCTCACTGATATTAAAAATGGGGGAGCTCCTCAGGATCTGCCCTTCTTTTTGGATGCGAGCGCACCAGCCGGATCGAAGGACTATCCGAAAGGCGCTGGAAGCATTGTTGTGAACCCTGATATTCTGGCCAGCTTGGACTCAATCGCTGCAGCTTTGCCTGGTAAAGGAGGTACGGCTGTAGGGAACAACGAAAACGCTTTGGAAATTGCCAAAATAAAGTTCAAAGTCCTTCAAGCGGGTACAGGAGCTACTGATCTACAAGAAAGTTCTACGCTTGACGATTATTATCGTTATACTATTGGTCAGCTTGGGATTGATTCACAGGAAGCTTTGCGAAACCAAAAAAACTCGGAGTTAATTGTGGGAACCGTTGATAACCAGCGTCAATCCGTATCAGGTGTATCCATCGATGACGAGATGGCTGAAATGGTGAAATACCAACATGCATATAGCGCTTCTGCCCGTGTCATGACAAGCATGGACGAAATTCTGGATAAAGTAATTAACGGTATGGGACGAGTCGGCTTGTAA